In one Pseudothermotoga sp. genomic region, the following are encoded:
- a CDS encoding fumarate hydratase, producing the protein MKVFYFDCSNVIEKISEHLAMANSILTKDVLEHVETYEGPFCEVIKRNVKVAKEKDLPLCQDTGFVEFFVFIPFNSVFDRPLQDICDEAVRKTYLLKPYRFSLVNDPLYERKNTQDNTPSVCHLFHWNEEKLQVRFLVKGGGSENLSRLFMLPPGSSEDDLVEILVKHVSDHGFNSCPPVRVGVGIGGSSDKAMLLSKLALTYNLNERNSNSRYATLEQRILDELNKLKIGFQGLGVGPTALTVHVLYAPTHIANLPVAVSFDCYLSRKGVVEIEPDAIESR; encoded by the coding sequence GTGAAAGTTTTCTATTTCGATTGTAGTAATGTGATCGAGAAAATTTCCGAACATCTAGCGATGGCCAACAGCATCTTAACGAAAGATGTTCTCGAGCACGTCGAAACTTACGAAGGTCCATTCTGCGAAGTGATAAAGAGAAACGTAAAAGTTGCAAAAGAAAAGGATCTTCCGCTTTGCCAAGATACAGGATTTGTGGAATTCTTCGTGTTCATACCATTCAACTCGGTGTTCGATAGACCTTTACAAGACATCTGTGATGAAGCCGTCAGAAAAACTTACCTTTTGAAACCTTATCGGTTCTCTCTGGTGAACGATCCACTCTATGAACGCAAGAATACCCAAGACAACACACCTTCGGTTTGCCATCTTTTTCATTGGAATGAAGAAAAACTACAAGTGAGGTTTCTCGTGAAAGGTGGAGGTAGTGAGAACCTCTCAAGATTGTTCATGTTACCACCGGGTTCGAGTGAGGATGATCTCGTTGAGATTTTGGTCAAGCACGTTTCAGATCACGGGTTCAACTCTTGCCCACCTGTGAGAGTTGGGGTTGGTATCGGCGGAAGCTCCGATAAAGCGATGCTACTTTCCAAGCTCGCGCTGACCTACAATTTGAACGAGAGAAACTCGAACTCTCGCTACGCGACTTTAGAGCAACGCATACTGGATGAACTGAACAAGCTGAAGATAGGCTTTCAAGGCCTTGGTGTCGGTCCGACAGCACTCACTGTGCACGTTCTCTATGCTCCTACTCACATTGCAAACCTTCCAGTTGCTGTTTCATTCGATTGTTATCTTTCAAGGAAAGGAGTGGTAGAGATTGAACCTGACGCAATTGAAAGCAGGTGA
- a CDS encoding FumA C-terminus/TtdB family hydratase beta subunit: MNLTQLKAGEQVRYSGSMIVMRDAAQKRLESLLNHDQRLPIDMSGKIVFYAGPTRVVNGRFAIGPTTSERMDKYLKMLFELGVSATVGKGKRSELAKRLCREYKRVYLLAPSGAAAALSEYVESMTLLAFEDLGTEAIYEINVRNFPLIVAIDSDGRDLFEMIKSNSE; encoded by the coding sequence TTGAACCTGACGCAATTGAAAGCAGGTGAACAAGTGAGATATTCTGGAAGCATGATCGTGATGCGTGATGCCGCACAAAAAAGACTTGAATCCTTGCTGAACCACGATCAAAGATTGCCAATCGACATGAGTGGTAAGATCGTTTTCTATGCCGGTCCAACCAGAGTCGTTAATGGAAGGTTCGCCATAGGACCAACGACGAGCGAAAGGATGGATAAATACCTCAAGATGCTTTTTGAGCTCGGGGTCTCAGCTACCGTAGGTAAAGGGAAAAGGAGCGAGCTTGCCAAAAGGTTGTGCAGAGAATACAAAAGGGTCTATTTGCTCGCACCGAGTGGTGCGGCCGCCGCACTCTCTGAGTACGTCGAAAGTATGACACTCTTGGCTTTCGAAGATCTCGGAACCGAGGCTATATATGAAATCAACGTGAGAAACTTTCCTCTCATAGTAGCGATAGACAGTGATGGTAGAGACTTGTTTGAAATGATAAAATCGAATTCAGAGTGA
- a CDS encoding methyl-accepting chemotaxis protein, translated as MKIVWLLLAIVGSIFVFFNTIFSNIVVVSCFAMLALAWFLPRRKAHIEQKEQRSESERFFEEIFLSADSLKQDAAELGEVSNKVHEMSRTLSEQSKKVSQLIQSLTAALEETSSSTSEITKTSQVIRSDAQRMKQEFSLLEEGLEKIQSELSSLSEENTRTAEKMDTLLSAMEKLKRTTAQITETVQLIKQISDQTNLLALNAAIEAARAGEHGRGFAVVAEEVRKLAEQSRGFADSIIRSIEAVEEAVEDSVKKNEDVARTIRETAHTSQTFAENLKKFKDQTTSFSKTLEEMVSSIQSQVNATQEIELAVSNNTNAASQLMEFTLETEKNAASLETASSQLSEKSKVLSVRSLKLRGLTGARSWLMDRVRELSELFAKPECQRLDWNAFEPIAKKFLEEKQGIYEALFVADADGNFITTTGTRGTIKDRNYFQRLKKNQIDWAISDPIRSRATGNIVITIAFAVRQDGIFKGVAGANLNVAKLEEQVERATDQARQK; from the coding sequence ATGAAAATTGTCTGGTTATTGTTAGCTATTGTTGGTTCTATATTCGTGTTTTTCAATACTATTTTTTCAAATATTGTTGTTGTTTCATGTTTCGCTATGCTTGCTCTAGCTTGGTTTTTGCCGAGGCGAAAGGCTCACATCGAACAGAAAGAACAAAGATCTGAAAGTGAAAGATTTTTTGAAGAGATCTTCTTATCTGCGGACTCACTCAAACAGGATGCAGCCGAACTTGGAGAAGTTTCGAACAAGGTTCATGAGATGTCCAGAACTCTATCTGAGCAATCGAAAAAAGTTTCTCAGTTGATTCAATCGCTCACCGCTGCGTTGGAAGAGACATCTTCCAGTACGAGCGAGATAACCAAAACTTCCCAAGTGATCAGGAGCGACGCTCAGAGAATGAAGCAAGAATTTTCACTTCTTGAAGAAGGACTCGAAAAAATCCAAAGCGAATTATCGTCGCTCTCCGAAGAAAATACTCGAACTGCCGAAAAAATGGATACACTCCTATCAGCGATGGAAAAGTTAAAAAGAACAACAGCACAAATCACTGAAACCGTTCAGTTGATCAAGCAGATCTCTGACCAAACCAACTTACTTGCCTTGAACGCGGCGATCGAGGCTGCGCGTGCAGGTGAACACGGTAGAGGTTTCGCCGTCGTTGCAGAGGAAGTTAGAAAACTCGCCGAGCAATCCAGAGGATTTGCCGATTCTATAATCCGAAGTATTGAAGCTGTAGAAGAAGCTGTGGAAGATTCTGTAAAGAAGAATGAGGATGTCGCAAGAACGATAAGGGAAACGGCACACACCAGTCAGACCTTCGCGGAAAATCTGAAAAAGTTCAAAGATCAAACAACTAGTTTCTCAAAAACGCTCGAAGAAATGGTCAGTTCAATCCAAAGCCAAGTTAACGCCACACAAGAAATAGAATTGGCGGTGAGTAACAACACAAACGCGGCTTCACAACTTATGGAATTCACTTTGGAAACCGAAAAGAACGCAGCCTCCCTCGAAACAGCTTCTTCACAATTGTCGGAGAAATCCAAAGTTTTGTCCGTCAGATCTCTAAAACTGAGAGGCTTGACCGGCGCCAGATCTTGGCTGATGGATCGAGTGAGAGAACTTTCAGAACTCTTTGCAAAACCAGAATGTCAGAGATTGGATTGGAACGCTTTTGAACCTATAGCTAAGAAGTTCCTCGAAGAAAAGCAAGGCATCTACGAAGCTTTGTTCGTGGCAGATGCCGATGGAAACTTCATCACAACGACCGGCACTCGAGGTACCATCAAAGACAGAAACTATTTCCAGCGTTTGAAGAAAAACCAGATAGATTGGGCCATTTCAGATCCAATCCGTTCGCGCGCGACGGGCAATATAGTCATAACCATAGCTTTCGCTGTTCGACAGGATGGGATCTTCAAAGGTGTAGCCGGGGCAAACTTGAACGTGGCCAAGCTCGAAGAACAAGTGGAGCGAGCAACCGATCAAGCTCGACAGAAATGA
- a CDS encoding ATP-binding cassette domain-containing protein has product MATLIRIENLKKYFEVRKSLLSKPIYVRAVDDVSFEIEKGSIFAVVGESGSGKSTLGRTVIKLIEPTSGRILYDGCDITKLSKKDFLEYRRRMQIVQQDPYNSLHPRKLVKDIIGEGLKIHFKMRSDEIYCRIKEILEMVGMREEHMFRYPHEFSGGQRQRIAIARALVLKPEFLVLDEPTSALDVSVQARVLTLLKELREKFNLTYMFITHNLAVVDHMATHVSVMYLGKIMEIGSKEDIFERASHPYTKALLDSIPSFGTGRRIRIIPRGEIPNPANPPSGCVFHTRCPQAVEMCRTEEPPLVEVSAGHFCRCHFCRA; this is encoded by the coding sequence ATGGCAACCTTGATTAGGATCGAAAATCTCAAAAAATATTTCGAAGTCAGAAAATCTCTGCTTTCAAAGCCAATTTATGTGAGGGCAGTCGACGATGTTTCTTTCGAAATAGAAAAGGGATCCATTTTTGCCGTTGTCGGTGAATCCGGTTCGGGCAAAAGTACGTTGGGTAGGACCGTGATCAAACTCATCGAACCGACCTCGGGGAGGATATTGTACGATGGTTGCGACATAACGAAACTCAGCAAGAAAGATTTTCTAGAGTACAGGAGACGCATGCAGATCGTCCAACAGGATCCTTACAATTCTCTGCATCCACGAAAGTTAGTTAAAGACATCATCGGTGAGGGGTTGAAAATCCATTTTAAAATGCGCTCTGACGAGATATACTGTCGGATCAAAGAGATACTCGAGATGGTAGGCATGAGGGAGGAACACATGTTCAGATACCCTCACGAGTTTTCTGGAGGGCAAAGGCAGAGGATCGCGATCGCGAGGGCTCTGGTTTTGAAACCGGAATTCCTCGTGTTGGATGAACCAACGTCCGCTTTGGATGTTTCCGTTCAAGCCAGGGTTCTCACACTCTTGAAAGAACTCAGAGAGAAGTTCAATTTAACGTACATGTTCATCACACACAACCTGGCCGTAGTCGACCACATGGCCACACATGTGTCGGTGATGTATCTGGGAAAAATAATGGAGATAGGATCGAAGGAAGACATCTTTGAAAGGGCGTCTCATCCTTACACCAAGGCCCTGTTAGATTCGATCCCATCCTTCGGAACGGGTCGACGCATCAGGATAATCCCAAGGGGTGAGATACCCAATCCAGCCAATCCACCGAGTGGATGTGTGTTCCACACGAGATGTCCTCAAGCTGTAGAGATGTGCAGAACTGAAGAACCTCCACTCGTCGAGGTATCAGCAGGTCATTTCTGTAGGTGTCATTTCTGTCGAGCTTGA
- a CDS encoding ABC transporter ATP-binding protein: MRGSLLNVKDLRVVFYTYRGVIKALNGVRLWLNEEERLAIVGETGCGKSVTALSIMRLIESPGEIKSGQVEFLGRDLLQLSEEEMEKIRGKHISMIFQEPVAALNPVFKVGFQVAEAIAHSQNISLKEAYDLVPEALTMVGLDWKRTIDLYAHELSGGMAQRVMIAMALAVKPKLLIADEPTSALDVTIQAQILELLDNLVKVGKNAVIFITHDLAIASEFCDKVAVMYAGNVVEVANSDEIFARPMHPYTVGLIDSIPLVGQKKELRGIPGIVPDLVDPPSGCRFHPRCKYVFEKCKVELPELVEASNDHFVACHLYSAGDQHGNLD; the protein is encoded by the coding sequence GTGCGTGGATCACTTTTGAATGTGAAAGATCTGAGAGTCGTTTTCTACACGTACCGTGGTGTGATCAAGGCGCTCAATGGGGTTAGACTGTGGCTCAACGAGGAGGAAAGACTCGCCATCGTTGGTGAAACAGGTTGTGGAAAATCCGTGACCGCTCTGTCCATCATGAGACTGATAGAATCCCCTGGAGAGATAAAAAGCGGACAAGTTGAGTTTCTCGGCCGAGACTTACTCCAACTCTCTGAAGAAGAGATGGAAAAAATAAGAGGAAAACACATATCCATGATCTTCCAAGAACCCGTTGCGGCGCTGAACCCAGTTTTCAAGGTTGGCTTTCAAGTGGCTGAAGCGATAGCGCACAGTCAAAATATATCTCTGAAAGAAGCTTACGATTTGGTTCCAGAAGCTCTCACCATGGTGGGGCTCGATTGGAAGAGAACCATTGATTTGTACGCCCACGAGCTGAGTGGAGGTATGGCTCAAAGGGTGATGATAGCTATGGCGTTGGCCGTTAAACCCAAGTTACTGATAGCGGACGAACCAACTTCAGCACTCGATGTGACAATACAAGCTCAAATACTCGAATTGCTTGATAACCTCGTTAAGGTTGGTAAGAACGCGGTGATTTTCATCACTCACGATTTGGCGATTGCCTCTGAATTTTGTGATAAAGTGGCGGTCATGTACGCCGGAAACGTTGTGGAAGTTGCCAACAGTGATGAAATATTCGCTCGTCCAATGCATCCTTACACGGTTGGTCTGATAGATTCGATACCACTTGTTGGACAGAAGAAAGAGCTGAGGGGTATACCAGGAATTGTCCCGGATCTGGTCGATCCACCGAGTGGGTGTCGTTTTCATCCAAGATGCAAGTATGTTTTTGAAAAGTGTAAAGTGGAACTCCCTGAGTTGGTAGAAGCTTCGAACGATCATTTCGTGGCATGTCACTTGTACAGTGCGGGGGATCAACATGGCAACCTTGATTAG
- a CDS encoding ABC transporter permease, with translation MENTQLEKTTMSRWKPVIEDWKHTLYLWRRTKLAMVGTFIVVGFLLMALLAPLLAPYDPVKVDLVNRLKPPSARYLFGTDQFGRDILSRILYGARIEVWIIFLVTVISGTIGTAIGITAGYFGGWLDEVLMRITDIFLAFPRLILAMALSAVLGRGLTNAIIAISLVEWTVIARLARAEAMRIKSQPFVEAAKAVGASDLRILLLHILPMCLSPVLVQLTLRMGTIILTAAGLGFLGLGAQPPTPEWGAIVSDGRSYLIQHWWISTFPGLFIALVVLGFNLLGDGIRDILDPRLRR, from the coding sequence TTGGAGAACACTCAGTTAGAGAAAACCACGATGTCTCGTTGGAAACCAGTGATTGAAGATTGGAAACACACCCTCTATCTCTGGAGAAGGACCAAACTCGCCATGGTCGGCACTTTCATAGTCGTTGGCTTTCTGTTGATGGCACTTTTGGCACCTCTGTTAGCACCATACGATCCTGTGAAGGTGGATCTTGTGAACAGGTTGAAACCTCCCAGCGCGCGGTATCTTTTTGGCACAGACCAATTTGGTAGAGATATTTTGAGTAGGATATTGTACGGCGCGAGGATCGAAGTGTGGATAATCTTTCTAGTCACAGTGATAAGTGGAACGATAGGTACGGCGATAGGTATCACGGCAGGTTACTTTGGGGGTTGGCTCGATGAGGTGCTGATGCGCATCACGGATATTTTTCTTGCCTTTCCGAGGTTGATACTCGCTATGGCACTCTCAGCCGTGTTGGGTCGCGGTTTGACGAACGCCATCATTGCGATATCGCTCGTGGAATGGACGGTCATTGCAAGGTTGGCCAGAGCTGAAGCTATGCGCATAAAATCTCAACCGTTCGTAGAAGCAGCTAAGGCTGTGGGAGCGAGCGATCTGAGAATCCTACTTCTTCACATACTTCCCATGTGCCTTTCCCCCGTCCTCGTACAGCTCACGTTGAGGATGGGTACGATCATCCTCACAGCGGCAGGTTTGGGATTCTTGGGACTCGGAGCTCAACCTCCTACACCAGAATGGGGCGCAATAGTGAGTGATGGTAGAAGCTATCTGATTCAGCATTGGTGGATATCCACTTTTCCAGGACTCTTCATAGCTTTGGTGGTGCTCGGTTTCAACCTCTTGGGAGATGGCATCAGGGACATTCTAGATCCAAGGCTGCGAAGGTGA
- a CDS encoding ABC transporter permease: MKLVSFIVKRLFLMLLVLFGVSVLVFVISKVIPADPVGAILGGNAPVDLVEDLKRRLGLDKPLINQFLDYMSGLLKGDLGKSLKTNRPVVKDIAEFFPATLELAISATLLSVILGITLGIFSAVHRNKFIDHFSRVFSILGVSMPVFWTGLLLLLLFYYRLGWLPGGGRLSLFTIPPTRYTGLLLLDALLSRNMEAFKDALAHLVLPTIVLGYSATASIARITRASMLDVLRQDFIRTAKSKGIGRRFVIYRHALRNALIPVVTIVGLTFGGLLEGAVLTETIFSWPGLGRYIVNALLVLDYPAIMGGTLFVAVIYSLVNLVVDIIYAVLDPRMRI, translated from the coding sequence ATGAAGCTTGTGTCCTTCATAGTGAAGCGACTGTTCTTGATGTTACTCGTTCTCTTTGGGGTTTCTGTGTTGGTTTTTGTCATTTCAAAGGTGATACCTGCAGATCCAGTCGGTGCGATACTCGGTGGAAATGCACCAGTTGATCTGGTCGAAGATCTGAAGAGAAGGCTTGGTTTAGATAAACCACTCATCAATCAATTCCTAGATTATATGTCTGGGCTTTTGAAAGGAGATCTCGGTAAGTCTTTAAAGACCAACAGGCCTGTAGTTAAAGATATAGCGGAATTCTTCCCAGCCACACTGGAGTTAGCGATATCTGCCACACTGCTCTCTGTGATATTGGGTATCACGCTCGGAATTTTTTCAGCTGTCCACAGGAACAAGTTCATAGACCATTTTTCACGGGTTTTCTCCATACTTGGCGTTTCTATGCCTGTATTCTGGACAGGTCTTTTGTTACTGCTTCTTTTTTACTATCGTCTTGGCTGGTTGCCAGGTGGGGGTAGGTTGAGTTTGTTCACTATCCCACCGACGAGGTACACAGGTTTGCTCTTGCTCGATGCACTTTTATCGAGAAACATGGAAGCTTTTAAAGATGCCTTGGCTCATTTGGTCTTACCAACGATCGTTTTGGGCTACTCTGCCACAGCATCTATTGCGAGGATCACCAGAGCGAGCATGCTCGATGTCTTGCGCCAAGATTTTATTAGAACTGCAAAATCGAAAGGCATAGGTAGACGTTTTGTGATATACAGACATGCTTTGCGGAATGCGTTGATACCGGTTGTAACCATAGTAGGTTTGACGTTCGGTGGGTTACTCGAGGGAGCAGTTCTGACGGAAACGATCTTCAGCTGGCCTGGACTCGGGAGATACATAGTCAACGCACTGTTGGTACTGGATTACCCGGCAATCATGGGTGGAACATTGTTCGTGGCGGTTATTTATTCTCTCGTGAACCTCGTGGTGGACATCATCTATGCTGTGCTCGATCCGAGAATGAGGATTTGA
- a CDS encoding ABC transporter substrate-binding protein encodes MRKLLVWTLVLFMFVVAFAKTPKDTLVIAANTEIFITLDPAVCYETFAAAVVTAAYSGLTKLEPVNGVITPVPDLAERWEVSPDGTVWKFYLRKGLKFSNGDPLTAEDVVFSFRRVLKIRKSPAWLFESLGLTADNMEQTIYAENERTVVLKTKPLAPNIVLSIIAPPWGGVVNKKVVLANEVNNDLGQAYLTDKSIAAGAGPYVITEWKRREIVTLEANPHYWAGQPPLKRIIIRDVPEETTQFLLVQKGDVDIAWNITTEQAAQLKATKPANIRLVTTPGQANEYIAMNVGWGPFKDERVRLAIKYAIDYDAIINSVMRGFAVLNQNFMPIGYFGYIELNPFKRDVQKAKQLLAEAGYPNGFEVELITSTTEIRRNEAVVVQANLAEIGIKANIVLMPSGEMYAKYRQQGHQMIIAGWGIDYPDPDALAKPFANHRVRQLAWRNMWYDDYAADLAEKAGIEQDPVKRAQLYKELQEYWIYKSPFVMLYQPVIFWAVSNDVLDFEKACEGYTLVFDFTKIKKK; translated from the coding sequence GTGAGAAAATTGTTGGTCTGGACACTCGTGTTGTTCATGTTCGTCGTAGCCTTCGCCAAAACGCCTAAAGATACGCTCGTCATCGCTGCTAACACAGAGATATTCATCACACTCGATCCTGCAGTGTGTTATGAAACGTTCGCCGCAGCCGTTGTGACCGCTGCGTATTCCGGCTTGACGAAGCTAGAGCCTGTCAATGGTGTTATAACACCCGTTCCTGATCTTGCTGAGCGTTGGGAAGTCTCACCAGATGGTACAGTGTGGAAGTTCTACTTGAGAAAGGGTTTGAAGTTTTCCAACGGTGATCCACTCACAGCGGAAGATGTGGTGTTCTCTTTCAGAAGAGTTCTCAAGATAAGAAAGTCTCCGGCTTGGTTGTTCGAGTCCCTAGGTCTCACTGCAGACAACATGGAACAAACGATTTATGCTGAAAATGAGCGCACGGTGGTTTTGAAGACGAAGCCGTTGGCTCCAAACATCGTGCTTTCGATCATCGCACCACCTTGGGGAGGTGTGGTGAACAAGAAGGTCGTTCTGGCAAACGAGGTGAACAACGACCTTGGGCAAGCTTATTTGACCGATAAATCGATAGCAGCTGGTGCTGGTCCATACGTCATAACTGAATGGAAGAGAAGAGAAATCGTTACTCTCGAGGCCAATCCACATTACTGGGCAGGTCAGCCACCACTGAAGAGGATCATCATTCGTGATGTACCTGAGGAAACCACACAGTTTTTACTTGTTCAAAAGGGTGATGTGGACATAGCTTGGAACATCACCACAGAGCAAGCTGCCCAGCTCAAGGCAACTAAGCCTGCGAACATAAGATTGGTCACCACGCCAGGTCAAGCAAACGAATACATAGCCATGAATGTTGGTTGGGGACCGTTCAAGGATGAAAGGGTACGTTTGGCGATCAAATATGCTATCGACTACGATGCGATCATCAATTCAGTTATGAGAGGATTTGCAGTGCTGAACCAGAACTTTATGCCTATAGGTTATTTTGGTTACATCGAGCTCAATCCATTCAAGCGAGATGTGCAGAAAGCAAAGCAGCTGCTCGCAGAAGCAGGTTATCCAAACGGATTCGAAGTTGAGTTGATCACGAGCACCACAGAAATAAGGAGAAACGAGGCAGTAGTTGTTCAAGCCAATTTGGCGGAAATTGGAATCAAGGCAAACATCGTGCTCATGCCGTCAGGTGAAATGTACGCAAAATACCGTCAACAAGGTCACCAAATGATCATAGCAGGTTGGGGTATCGATTATCCAGATCCAGACGCCTTGGCGAAACCTTTCGCTAATCATAGAGTTAGACAACTTGCGTGGCGCAACATGTGGTACGATGACTACGCTGCTGATCTTGCGGAGAAAGCAGGCATAGAACAAGATCCAGTGAAACGCGCCCAACTTTATAAAGAACTTCAAGAGTACTGGATATACAAAAGTCCGTTCGTTATGCTGTACCAGCCTGTGATATTCTGGGCAGTCAGCAACGATGTTTTAGATTTCGAAAAAGCTTGCGAGGGTTACACTCTCGTGTTCGACTTCACAAAGATCAAGAAGAAATGA
- a CDS encoding rhomboid family intramembrane serine protease, whose protein sequence is MRNLKITHVILVMNVLIAILMLMTRTTSMLRNEAYLLLKFGAQFGPLVARGEWYRTITAIFVHGGILHLLFNSYALFYFGTIVESIYGSEKFVASYLSSGLIGNIATQLFYYGSVSVGASGAIFGLVGMLFILGFKRDAPFYARSFTGYALLPMIIYNVVFGFLPGSGINNAAHLGGFFAGVLIGYLVKPLPAIYSRRRSMFYAWRTIAIMFGALVVYSFFMLIFHSAV, encoded by the coding sequence TTGAGAAATCTCAAAATCACCCACGTTATCCTCGTCATGAACGTGTTGATCGCTATATTGATGTTGATGACGAGAACGACTTCTATGCTTCGAAACGAAGCCTATCTCCTTTTGAAGTTCGGTGCCCAGTTCGGTCCACTCGTGGCGAGAGGAGAATGGTACAGAACCATCACCGCGATCTTCGTTCATGGTGGAATTTTGCACCTTCTTTTCAATTCGTACGCTTTATTCTATTTCGGTACCATAGTTGAATCCATATATGGCTCGGAAAAGTTCGTAGCCTCATATCTTTCGTCAGGTCTCATTGGGAACATTGCGACCCAGTTGTTCTACTATGGTTCCGTCTCAGTAGGCGCAAGTGGGGCGATATTTGGACTCGTTGGTATGCTCTTCATTTTGGGTTTCAAACGTGACGCACCTTTTTATGCAAGATCCTTCACAGGTTATGCTTTACTTCCCATGATCATTTATAACGTCGTGTTTGGTTTCCTTCCAGGAAGCGGCATAAACAATGCGGCACATCTTGGAGGCTTCTTTGCAGGTGTACTGATAGGCTATCTCGTTAAACCCCTGCCGGCTATTTACAGCAGAAGGAGATCTATGTTTTATGCTTGGAGAACGATAGCCATCATGTTTGGAGCGCTCGTTGTGTACAGTTTCTTCATGTTAATCTTCCATTCAGCAGTGTGA
- a CDS encoding phosphoenolpyruvate carboxykinase (ATP), whose amino-acid sequence MSRSVVIDGSVIYTNYSQIMAQKKFEQLLKEFIEILREKRSPLLNALNAFRLDGDYDLRRFVEYLHLLTMRNIKELTNIIYYVNPRDLEKFVEAFYSFWRSKHRFMVRYEKYSDDHVRRASIEYTVTEISDQFKAVIKNLYRELVMNISNSFPTVMRQLPSGAQVVFLAEELEDEKFDRAPWIRRIPTVWGAVFDPPVIFYTKSNKRKGVVPVVEEKILDKVELNPKDWFRFAIFVGDLLFYNLVHVDFLAHGAGLANLFELASPRDLRQREPDGMLIFGLEPERIPGFNDRWKNGVIFKDGKMYIGIIPALDENDYFGYMKKTTLTLHNLIRIDQGRLPIHGSMARILLKNGKMAVAMFVGDSGAGKSETLDALSRLEEVAQVDTIIDDMGSLTVMDGHVVAYGTETGAFVRLDDLPPGYAYSTMDRSIFMNPDQINARVIVPFNNYSEIITPTHIDFFFYANNYTEVDKDEDRIVFFDNVEDALRVFSEGKRMSKGTTSENGLVTSYFANPFGAVQRQKEHHKLAEYYLKKMFETGVKVGEIRTMLGVEGYEKEGTMLAAKALLKLIEEL is encoded by the coding sequence GTGAGTCGCAGCGTTGTCATAGATGGTTCTGTTATCTACACGAACTACAGTCAGATCATGGCACAGAAAAAGTTTGAGCAATTGCTGAAAGAGTTCATAGAGATACTCAGAGAGAAGCGAAGTCCATTGCTCAACGCTTTGAACGCTTTCAGATTGGACGGCGATTACGATTTGAGAAGGTTCGTTGAATATCTGCATCTTTTGACCATGAGAAACATAAAGGAGTTAACGAACATCATTTATTATGTGAATCCGCGTGATCTCGAGAAATTTGTCGAAGCTTTCTATTCATTCTGGCGATCGAAACACAGGTTCATGGTCCGTTATGAAAAATATTCCGATGATCATGTGAGACGCGCGAGCATCGAGTACACAGTCACAGAGATCAGCGATCAGTTCAAAGCCGTTATTAAAAATTTGTACCGCGAGTTGGTGATGAACATCTCCAACTCATTCCCAACAGTGATGAGACAGCTTCCGAGCGGTGCTCAGGTGGTTTTTCTCGCTGAAGAATTGGAGGATGAAAAGTTCGATCGAGCACCTTGGATCAGGAGGATTCCAACCGTTTGGGGGGCCGTGTTCGATCCTCCCGTGATCTTTTATACAAAATCGAACAAGAGAAAAGGAGTCGTTCCGGTAGTAGAAGAAAAAATACTGGACAAAGTCGAGTTGAATCCTAAAGACTGGTTCAGATTCGCTATTTTCGTTGGTGATCTACTGTTTTACAATTTGGTGCATGTGGATTTTCTTGCACACGGAGCTGGTTTGGCTAACCTGTTCGAGCTTGCTAGTCCGAGGGACTTGAGGCAGAGAGAGCCTGACGGAATGTTGATCTTCGGTCTAGAGCCTGAGAGGATCCCCGGTTTCAACGATCGTTGGAAAAACGGTGTGATCTTCAAGGACGGAAAAATGTATATTGGTATCATTCCTGCTTTAGACGAGAACGATTATTTTGGTTATATGAAAAAAACAACTCTCACTCTTCACAATTTGATCAGGATCGATCAGGGGAGATTGCCCATACACGGTTCGATGGCCCGTATACTTCTGAAGAATGGGAAGATGGCCGTTGCCATGTTCGTGGGTGACAGTGGAGCAGGAAAGAGTGAAACGTTGGACGCTCTGAGTAGGCTCGAAGAAGTTGCTCAAGTAGATACGATCATAGATGACATGGGAAGTCTTACTGTGATGGATGGTCATGTGGTCGCATACGGTACAGAAACGGGAGCTTTCGTTAGACTCGATGACTTACCACCTGGATATGCTTATTCAACCATGGACAGAAGCATATTCATGAATCCAGATCAAATAAACGCAAGAGTTATAGTACCTTTCAACAATTACAGCGAGATAATCACACCAACACACATCGATTTCTTCTTCTACGCGAACAACTACACTGAAGTCGACAAAGACGAAGACAGGATAGTTTTCTTCGACAATGTGGAGGATGCGTTGAGGGTCTTTTCGGAAGGCAAGAGAATGAGTAAGGGCACCACCTCAGAAAATGGTCTCGTCACGTCTTACTTTGCGAATCCTTTTGGAGCCGTTCAGAGGCAAAAAGAACACCACAAGCTCGCAGAATATTACCTCAAGAAAATGTTCGAAACAGGTGTGAAAGTTGGAGAGATAAGAACGATGCTCGGTGTTGAGGGGTACGAAAAAGAAGGAACGATGCTCGCCGCAAAAGCTTTGCTGAAGCTGATTGAAGAGCTTTGA